From the Sphingomonas mesophila genome, one window contains:
- a CDS encoding Rid family hydrolase codes for MPSGARQQALVVMPENARQRQFQQTWGYADAVVSNGVVYMSGVPVFHAPGESDMDKAFTRAFETMGKTLARAGASWDDVVEVRSVHTDPAAQIEAMVRVKNRFMTGKAPAWTAVGTNGLLQPGGIAEITLVAHLSKKPRKK; via the coding sequence GTGCCGTCCGGCGCCCGCCAGCAAGCCCTGGTGGTGATGCCGGAAAACGCTCGGCAGCGGCAATTCCAGCAGACCTGGGGCTATGCCGACGCGGTCGTCTCCAACGGCGTCGTCTACATGTCGGGCGTGCCGGTATTCCATGCGCCCGGCGAAAGCGACATGGACAAGGCGTTCACGCGTGCCTTCGAGACAATGGGCAAAACGCTGGCCCGCGCCGGTGCGAGCTGGGACGATGTGGTCGAGGTGCGCAGCGTTCACACCGATCCTGCCGCCCAGATCGAAGCGATGGTGCGGGTCAAGAACCGGTTCATGACTGGCAAGGCGCCGGCGTGGACGGCGGTCGGGACCAATGGCTTGCTGCAGCCGGGCGGGATCGCCGAGATCACGCTCGTCGCGCACTTGTCGAAAAAGCCACGCAAAAAATGA
- a CDS encoding alpha/beta hydrolase — protein sequence MRHGWLAAGAAAAVMVAGVAAAQRAPLPAECRQQIMALCADRMGGGMRACVRQALPKLSDPCRKAVSERAAQRAVPAGARELAYGSDARHKLDLTTPPGARNAPLLLFIHGGGWAIGDKRSGAGGKAAWANRNGWAFASANYRLVPKATVEQQAADLANAIGFLRANAAKEGLDPNRIVLMGHSAGAHLAALLGTDPQYLAAARVPLSAVRGVVLLDGAGYDVARQANSGPAIVKGRYEAAFSGDPKRQAALSPLSHAVAPNAANWLILPVASRADSRSQAQGLADALSKAGARVVVKAVPQETHMTLNRSLGEPTNNATADVERFLASLR from the coding sequence ATGCGGCACGGATGGTTGGCGGCGGGAGCGGCTGCGGCGGTGATGGTGGCGGGCGTGGCGGCGGCGCAGCGCGCGCCCTTGCCGGCCGAGTGCCGCCAGCAAATCATGGCGCTGTGCGCGGACCGCATGGGCGGGGGGATGCGGGCATGCGTCCGCCAGGCCCTGCCGAAGCTCAGCGACCCTTGCCGCAAGGCCGTGAGCGAGCGCGCCGCGCAACGGGCGGTTCCGGCCGGGGCCCGTGAGCTCGCTTATGGTTCCGATGCGCGGCACAAGCTCGACCTCACCACTCCGCCGGGCGCCAGGAACGCGCCGCTGCTGCTGTTCATCCACGGCGGCGGCTGGGCGATCGGCGACAAAAGGTCGGGCGCCGGCGGCAAGGCGGCCTGGGCCAACCGCAACGGCTGGGCGTTCGCCAGCGCCAACTACCGGCTGGTGCCGAAGGCGACGGTCGAGCAGCAGGCAGCGGATCTGGCGAACGCGATCGGGTTCCTGCGCGCCAATGCCGCGAAGGAGGGGCTCGACCCGAACCGGATCGTGCTGATGGGGCACAGCGCCGGGGCGCATCTCGCCGCGCTGCTTGGGACGGACCCGCAGTATCTCGCCGCCGCTCGGGTGCCGCTGTCGGCGGTGCGCGGCGTGGTGCTGCTCGATGGCGCCGGCTACGATGTCGCGCGCCAGGCCAATTCGGGGCCGGCGATTGTCAAGGGACGCTACGAGGCGGCGTTCTCCGGCGATCCCAAGCGACAGGCGGCCCTGTCGCCGCTCAGCCACGCCGTCGCGCCCAACGCCGCAAACTGGCTGATCCTGCCGGTTGCAAGCCGCGCGGACAGCCGTTCGCAGGCGCAGGGGCTGGCCGATGCGCTGTCGAAAGCAGGGGCGCGGGTGGTCGTAAAGGCTGTGCCGCAGGAAACCCACATGACCCTGAACCGCAGTCTCGGCGAACCCACCAACAACGCCACCGCCGACGTCGAACGGTTCCTCGCCAGCTTGCGCTAG
- the serA gene encoding phosphoglycerate dehydrogenase, translating to MPKVLISDSMDPRAAAIFRERGLAVDERAGLAPDELKTIIADYDGLAIRSATKVTADLLAAAPRLKVVGRAGIGVDNVDIAAATAAGVVVMNTPFGNAITTAEHAIALMFALARQLPEADASTQAGKWEKNRFMGVELTGKTLGLIGAGNIGSIVAARALGLKMKVVAYDPFLTPERAIELGIEKAELDELLRRADFITLHTPLTDQTRGILGRDALARTKPGVRIVNCARGGLIDEAALKDALDSGHVAGAALDVFETEPAKSSPLFGTPGFISTPHLGASTSEAQVNVAIQVAEQIADFLTSGAVANAINMPSLSAEEAPRLKPYMALAEKLGRLVGQVVGEEVRGVSIEVEGAAAELNPKPITGAVLAGLMGTYSDSVNMVNAPVLARQRGLDVREIRHDREGAYHTLVAVEVATPGGPRRVAGTLFGNHPRLVELFGIDIEAELAGAMLYIVNTDTPGFIGKLGTALGDNGINIATFNLGRRQAHSDAASLVAVDGDIGPEVVKSLCRLEGVREVVPLRF from the coding sequence ATCCCTAAAGTCCTCATTTCGGACTCGATGGACCCGCGCGCCGCGGCCATCTTCCGCGAGCGCGGGCTGGCGGTCGACGAGCGGGCCGGCCTCGCGCCTGACGAACTAAAGACGATCATCGCCGACTACGACGGCCTCGCCATCCGCAGCGCGACGAAGGTCACCGCCGACCTGCTTGCCGCGGCGCCGCGGCTAAAGGTCGTCGGACGCGCCGGGATCGGGGTCGACAATGTCGACATCGCCGCCGCCACCGCCGCCGGCGTGGTGGTGATGAACACCCCGTTCGGCAACGCCATCACCACCGCCGAGCACGCGATCGCCCTCATGTTCGCGCTCGCCCGCCAGCTGCCCGAGGCCGACGCCTCGACCCAGGCCGGCAAGTGGGAAAAGAACCGCTTCATGGGGGTCGAGCTGACCGGCAAGACGCTCGGCCTGATCGGCGCCGGCAATATCGGCTCGATCGTCGCCGCGCGCGCGCTCGGGCTCAAGATGAAGGTGGTCGCCTACGACCCATTCCTGACCCCGGAGCGCGCGATTGAGCTCGGCATCGAGAAGGCCGAGCTCGACGAGCTTTTGCGCCGCGCCGACTTCATCACGCTGCACACCCCGCTCACCGACCAGACCCGCGGGATCCTCGGCCGCGACGCGCTGGCCCGAACCAAGCCCGGCGTGCGGATCGTCAATTGCGCGCGCGGCGGGCTGATCGACGAGGCAGCGCTGAAGGACGCGCTCGACAGCGGCCACGTCGCCGGAGCGGCGCTCGATGTGTTCGAGACCGAGCCGGCCAAGAGTTCTCCACTGTTCGGGACCCCCGGTTTCATCTCCACGCCCCACCTCGGCGCGTCGACCAGCGAGGCACAGGTCAATGTCGCCATCCAGGTCGCCGAGCAGATCGCCGACTTCCTGACCAGCGGCGCGGTCGCCAATGCGATCAACATGCCGTCGCTGAGCGCCGAGGAAGCGCCGCGCCTCAAGCCCTATATGGCGCTCGCCGAGAAGCTCGGGCGGCTGGTCGGCCAGGTCGTCGGCGAGGAGGTGCGCGGCGTGTCGATCGAGGTCGAGGGCGCGGCCGCCGAGCTTAATCCCAAGCCGATCACCGGCGCCGTTTTGGCCGGGCTGATGGGCACCTATTCGGATAGCGTGAACATGGTTAATGCGCCGGTCCTCGCCCGCCAGCGCGGCCTCGACGTGCGCGAGATCCGCCACGATCGCGAAGGCGCCTATCACACTTTGGTGGCGGTCGAGGTTGCGACGCCGGGCGGCCCGCGCCGGGTCGCCGGGACGCTGTTCGGCAACCACCCGCGGCTGGTCGAATTGTTCGGCATCGACATCGAGGCCGAACTCGCCGGCGCCATGCTTTACATCGTCAACACCGACACGCCCGGCTTCATCGGCAAGCTCGGCACCGCGCTCGGCGACAATGGAATCAACATCGCCACCTTCAACCTCGGCCGCCGCCAGGCCCACAGCGACGCGGCATCATTGGTCGCGGTCGACGGCGACATCGGTCCCGAGGTGGTCAAATCCCTGTGCCGCCTCGAAGGCGTCCGCGAAGTCGTGCCGCTGCGGTTCTAG